In Torulaspora delbrueckii CBS 1146 chromosome 1, complete genome, one genomic interval encodes:
- the CPR3 gene encoding peptidylprolyl isomerase CPR3: protein MFRRSVIGQSRLFSSTRSILGKKVYFEPSVNGNKIGRIEFELYDDVVPKTAENFRALCTGENGFGYKGVPFHRIIPQFMLQGGDTDLTDGFGGQSIYGSKFADENFTKKHDKAGLLSMANAGPNTNGSQFFITTVECPWLDGKHVVFGEVTKGMDLVKQIEGYGTMSGKPKAKIVVEEAGEL, encoded by the coding sequence ATGTTTAGACGTTCAGTTATTGGTCAATCCAGATTGTTTTCTTCTACCCGTTCCATCCTTGGTAAGAAAGTGTATTTTGAGCCTTCTGTCAACGGTAACAAGATCGGCAGAATTGAGTTCGAGCTTTACGATGACGTTGTTCCAAAGACTGCCGAGAATTTCAGAGCTTTGTGTACTGGTGAGAATGGTTTCGGTTACAAGGGTGTGCCATTCCACAGAATCATCCCACAATTCATGCTTCAAGGTGGTGATACTGACCTAACCGACGGTTTCGGTGGTCAATCAATCTACGGTTCCAAGTTTGCCGATGAAAACTTTACCAAGAAGCACGATAAGGCTGGTTTGCTTTCCATGGCCAACGCAGGTCCAAACACCAACGGTTCTCAGTTTTTCATTACTACTGTTGAATGCCCATGGTTGGATGGAAAGCATGTGGTCTTTGGTGAGGTTACCAAGGGTATGGACTTGGTGAAGCAAATCGAGGGTTACGGTACCATGTCTGGTAAGCCAAAGGCCAAAATCGTTGTCGAGGAAGCTGGTGAATTGTAG
- the PRS3 gene encoding ribose phosphate diphosphokinase subunit PRS3 (similar to Saccharomyces cerevisiae PRS3 (YHL011C); ancestral locus Anc_2.543) → MATNSIKLLAPDVHRGLAELVSKRLGLPLIDTVLTRDPTGEVSFSIGESVRDQDIFIITQIGSGVVNDRVLELLIMINASKTASARRITAVIPNFPYARQDRKDKSRAPITAKLMADMLTTAGCDHVITMDLHASQIQGFFDSPVDNLYAEPSVVRYIKENVNFKEAIIVSPDAGGAKRAATLADRLDLNFALIHKERARANEVSRMVLVGDVTDKICIIVDDMADTCGTLAKAADVLLDNNAKSVIAIVTHGVLSGKAIQNINSSRLDRVVCTNTVPFEEKMKVCPKLDVIDISSVLAESIRRLHNGESISYLFKHSPL, encoded by the coding sequence ATGGCCACCAATTCGATAAAGCTGTTGGCTCCGGATGTTCACAGAGGCTTGGCCGAGCTTGTCTCCAAGAGGTTGGGTTTACCGTTGATTGATACCGTACTGACAAGAGACCCAACTGGTGAAGTTTCGTTCTCTATTGGGGAGTCTGTCAGAGATCAGGATATCTTTATTATCACACAGATAGGTTCTGGGGTCGTTAATGACAGAGTTTTGGAGTTGTTGATAATGATCAATGCTTCAAAGACCGCATCGGCTAGAAGAATCACTGCGGTAATTCCAAACTTCCCATACGCTAGACAGGATAGAAAGGACAAATCTCGTGCTCCGATTACTGCCAAACTGATGGCCGATATGCTTACAACTGCTGGTTGTGACCATGTTATTACAATGGATTTGCACGCATCTCAAATACAAGGTTTCTTCGACTCACCCGTGGATAATCTTTATGCAGAACCAAGCGTCGTGAGATACATTAAGGAGAAtgtcaatttcaaagaggcAATCATAGTTTCTCCCGATGCTGGTGGTGCAAAGCGTGCAGCTACGTTAGCAGACCGCCTGGATCTAAACTTCGCACTTATTCACAAGGAAAGAGCGCGTGCGAACGAGGTCTCTCGTATGGTTCTTGTTGGTGACGTTACTGACAAGATTTGTATCATTGTCGATGACATGGCTGATACATGTGGTACTTTGGCAAAGGCGGCTGACGTGCTTTTGGATAACAACGCTAAATCTGTCATTGCCATTGTGACACATGGGGTTTTGTCTGGTAAGGCAatccaaaatatcaacagcTCGAGGCTTGATAGAGTGGTATGTACCAACACGGTgccttttgaagaaaagatgaaagtcTGTCCCAAACTGGATGTTATCGATATCAGTAGCGTCTTAGCAGAAAGTATCCGCAGACTGCATAACGGTGAAAGTATATCGTACCTGTTCAAGCACTCTCCACTATGA
- the TTI1 gene encoding Tti1p (similar to Saccharomyces cerevisiae YKL033W; ancestral locus Anc_2.541) has translation MSMSRESFVFGELRPLCIDVSRLSFQPKETFDPQSTPLQDALKNLENKLASYTDELSTKLADYVFVPISSLLKQDSLGKSQTNYVLLIIAHLLRLAWRSDGTLGKTLAQQLLPLITFLINPDKDNESLIGSSEDDKKAACSALFQFITSLSHQSYCHEFFSASDPNRLNALGHSVSILLAILKQSSQDMKTQLIAIGALQILYREIIHDGEMLSFILPGNISTFCKVLTMPGMNTNYKVVLSTLDVMGDLLLLIYDDTSLNAVQHELKDLKQLNSIADGKGDSTFGLVKINNSGGAEPRQHRSTSWLRGTSSQVKLALEKILPKLLKRNNWEISAALVKFASAMLERCHNSLQNCENLFVKVLVEVRTDPKFQLASHVACLRNIVRDGFDQLNQWVHIEDGNALKSLNFALISLRDVAPKDDVLFIENVCSTLIETLETTTEVSALKKREYSIIEQSSQVILNDALNQELIRADGMPTVLTNIPKKVEVSLGRILSTLGSLAHKHGQLTSLIDAVLSTQTCEGSSRKTIALWVSSWLVSGISETSLKLETDYLNIDSDEILDKEACYDVLEFGSDLAQTVVMQTEGVGLTASSERSLIVVLQSIELVCNSLKEEFSSELMDYLYIVVENLGSSSPKVRHFAQSCALTISHVLYNDSLQQLILSNVDYLADSISSRLNSGMTERVSTVFMVICRIAGYETIESFKDIIETIFKLLDYYHGYSEMCLQFFQLFEVIALEIQKKYLSTNDEESRLTQEHKSNCGDAPWGMTSLNQVLAVMDKQSTKDDEIESLEADKPKNFQEYFDSKLRELDSDDEEESEQENIGDEPELVEGEAKEDQWVSPIPRKSYKILLQILGYGDRLLTHRSKSLRVQILCCTKLILPMLATQYDSLLPQVAQIWNTLALCSLDNDFSIVKPACDCLQEVILCAGDFVTTRFLELWKTWKDKSGLLKELKLNNQDYAEAFTSLVPHRKFPTITEMALTSLSKVLLEGILAAGLMLPDTTAREMVTCCIQILPTESIASRSLMLGDMVFAITHEV, from the coding sequence ATGTCAATGTCCCGAGAATCCTTTGTATTCGGCGAATTGAGACCACTGTGTATTGATGTATCACGTCTTTCATTCCAGCCAAAGGAGACCTTTGATCCACAATCTACGCCCTTACAAGATGCCCTCAAGAATCTCGAGAACAAATTAGCATCATACACAGATGAGTTGAGTACAAAATTGGCAGATTATGTGTTCGTTCCAATATCCAGTCTTTTGAAACAGGATTCTCTGGGTAAATCTCAAACCAATTATGTGTTATTAATCATCGCTCATCTGCTGCGACTGGCCTGGAGAAGTGATGGAACTTTAGGGAAGACATTGGCTCAACAACTTTTGCCATTGATAACATTTCTGATAAACCCAGATAAAGATAATGAGTCGCTAATTGGAAGTTCTGAGGACGATAAGAAGGCCGCTTGCAGCGCTTTATTCCAATTTATTACATCGTTAAGTCATCAATCATATTGTCACGAATTCTTCTCAGCGAGTGATCCGAATAGACTCAATGCTTTAGGTCACAGCGTATCTATTCTGCTTGCCATTTTAAAGCAGAGCTCACAGGATATGAAGACGCAATTGATTGCCATAGGTGCGCTTCAGATCCTGTACCGGGAGATCATACATGATGGTGAAATGCTTTCGTTTATCTTACCTGGAAACATCTCTACATTTTGCAAGGTTTTGACAATGCCAGGAATGAACACGAACTATAAAGTGGTATTGAGCACTCTCGATGTCATGGGAGATCTGTTGTTACTTATTTATGACGATACTAGCTTAAACGCTGTTCAGCACGAACTGAAAGACTTAAAGCAGTTGAACTCCATCGCAGATGGCAAAGGGGATTCTACCTTTGGCCTTGTTAAAATCAATAACTCAGGCGGGGCGGAGCCCCGTCAACATCGTTCAACGAGTTGGCTACGTGGGACTTCATCGCAGGTCAAATTAGCCTTAGAGAAAATACTTCCAAAGCTACTCAAAAGGAACAATTGGGAAATCTCTGCAGCATTGGTAAAGTTTGCTTCAGCGATGCTAGAAAGATGCCACAATTCTCTCCAGAACTGTGAGAATCTTTTCGTTAAAGTTTTGGTAGAGGTAAGGACGGATcccaaatttcaattggCGTCTCACGTAGCCTGTCTACGAAATATCGTGAGGGATGGATTCGACCAATTAAACCAATGGGTCCATATTGAGGATGGAAATGCGCTCAAGTCCTTGAACTTTGCATTAATCTCACTCCGAGATGTAGCTCCAAAGGACGACGTGTTGTTCATCGAAAATGTCTGCTCAACGCTTATAGAGACTCTAGAAACAACAACCGAGGTTTCAGCTCTGAAGAAACGCGAGTACAGTATAATAGAGCAAAGCAGTCAGGTTATACTGAATGATGCACTTAACCAAGAACTGATACGCGCAGATGGAATGCCAACAGTTCTCACGAATATCCCAAAAAAAGTTGAGGTTTCGTTGGGTCGTATCTTGTCGACTTTGGGCTCACTAGCTCACAAGCATGGTCAGTTAACTTCCTTGATTGATGCGGTTCTATCTACCCAAACATGCGAAGGTAGCTCTCGAAAGACGATTGCATTGTGGGTATCTTCATGGCTAGTCTCAGGTATTAGCGAGACAAGCTTGAAATTAGAAACCGATTACTTGAATATCGACAGTGACGAGATTTTAGACAAAGAAGCATGCTATGACGTTCTAGAATTTGGCAGTGATTTGGCACAAACAGTAGTGATGCAAACGGAAGGAGTAGGACTAACAGCATCTTCGGAAAGGTCTTTGATCGTCGTGCTTCAATCGATTGAGCTCGTATGCAATagtttgaaagaagaattctCATCCGAACTTATGGATTACCTGTACATTGTTGTGGAGAATTTGGGCTCTTCATCTCCCAAAGTCCGTCATTTTGCTCAATCGTGTGCCCTAACCATATCTCATGTATTGTACAATGATTCTTTACAGCAGTTGATCCTGAGCAATGTCGATTATCTTGCGGACtcgatttcttcgagaCTAAACTCTGGTATGACGGAACGAGTTAGTACAGTGTTCATGGTTATCTGCCGGATAGCCGGTTATGAGACGATTGAgagtttcaaagatatcattgagacaattttcaagcttttaGATTATTATCATGGGTACAGCGAGATGtgtcttcaattctttcaactttttgaagtGATAGCCCTGGAAATACAGAAAAAGTACCTATCGActaatgatgaagaatcaagatTAACCCAAGAGCACAAGTCCAATTGTGGTGATGCGCCTTGGGGTATGACGAGTTTGAATCAAGTTTTAGCTGTCATGGATAAACAAAGCACTAAGGATGACGAAATTGAATCCTTGGAGGCGGATAAACCTAAGAACTTCCAGGAATATTTCGATTCGAAATTGAGGGAACTAGACAGcgatgacgaagaggagAGTGAACAAGAGAATATCGGAGATGAGCCGGAATTAGTAGAAGGtgaagcaaaagaagaccaaTGGGTTTCCCCAATCCCACGAAAATCCTATAAGATTTTATtacaaattcttggatATGGTGATCGTCTCTTAACTCACAGATCAAAATCCCTTCGAGTTCAAATCCTGTGTTGTACGAAGCTGATTCTACCCATGCTAGCTACGCAATATGACTCTCTTCTACCTCAAGTTGCACAAATTTGGAACACGCTGGCGCTCTGCTCACTGGATAATGACTTTTCAATCGTGAAACCCGCTTGCGATTGTCTTCAAGAAGTAATACTCTGCGCTGGTGACTTCGTTACTACACGTTTCCTTGAATTATGGAAGACTTGGAAAGATAAATCTGGGCTACTGAAGGAGCTAAAGCTCAATAATCAAGACTACGCAGAAGCTTTTACTTCTTTGGTACCGCATAGGAAATTCCCTACCATCACGGAAATGGCCCTCACATCATTGTCAAAAGTGCTTCTAGAAGGCATACTCGCAGCAGGGCTAATGCTACCGGATACCACTGCGAGAGAGATGGTGACCTGCTGCATACAAATCCTTCCTACAGAGTCCATAGCTTCCAGATCACTCATGTTGGGCGATATGGTATTCGCAATCACTCACGAAGTATAA
- the ETP1 gene encoding Etp1p (similar to Saccharomyces cerevisiae YHL010C; ancestral locus Anc_2.542) has translation MESKFVVVLEFGAEEQVNLAYRSFTERLTVQDCLPVGGKDLKTDWRVCELSIDTLHDMGLPVDSQDNDLLLSQYVGHGIIRLFRLNDKDIEVTSNSDLLTVPGDDTMVSILFVPTYFTVHDLLHFYIGDDIVNNQVSNFRILRNKKGELGFNFMVLIKFKDPLNAKKFKDEFNGKRFSKMDPETCHVVSIKEVVFNKAVFNGKERAKIPYLLTDPFTTKKHEKSQSLEVELPTCPVCLERMDSDTTGLITIPCQHTFHCQCLDKWKNSRCPVCRYSSIRLSRNSAVRQTGEISGCSTCGCHENLWICLVCGNIGCGRYNSKHAIQHYDDTSHCFAMDMQTQRVWDYAGDNYVHRLVQNEVDGKIVEVEADRLTSDGPNNSSQRSASSSLDKDSNMAANFMRNKEYHLEYVQVLVSQLESQREYFEMKLEQVQAAESRSDEIEPLRREIEELKISFKDCQLDFKQEREVTRKQLDEDKLVIRGLQENLDHLTEEKAQILKENDDLQREKQDLQEQVQDLMFYLQSQEKFKDADDSVKEGTIIIPGSNQTSQRSSKNAKKKSKTKRKPK, from the coding sequence ATGGAATCCAAGTTCGTTGTTGTATTAGAGTTTGGAGCTGAAGAGCAGGTTAATTTAGCGTACAGATCGTTCACAGAGAGGCTTACCGTTCAGGATTGCTTACCAGTGGGAGggaaggatttgaaaactGACTGGCGAGTTTGTGAGTTATCCATAGATACTTTGCATGATATGGGACTACCCGTAGACTCTCAAGATAATGATTTGCTGCTTTCGCAGTATGTCGGGCATGGGATCATCCGGTTATTCAGACTAAATGATAAGGATATCGAGGTGACTTCGAACAGTGACTTGTTGACAGTTCCAGGAGATGATACTATGGTATCTATTTTATTTGTACCCACTTATTTCACGGTACATGACTTGTTGCACTTCTACATCGGCGATGACATAGTCAACAATCAAGTATCCAACTTTCGTATTCTaagaaacaagaagggTGAGCTAGGTTTCAACTTTATGGTTTTGATCAAGTTCAAGGATCCTTTAAATGcgaaaaagttcaaagatGAGTTCAATGGGAAGAGATTCAGCAAAATGGATCCTGAGACATGTCATGTTGTCTCTATCAAGGAAGTTGTGTTCAATAAGGCAGTTTTCAATGGGAAAGAGCGCGCCAAGATTCCTTATTTGCTAACTGATCCGTTCACGACTAAAAAGCATGAGAAATCCCAGTCATTGGAAGTAGAACTACCGACTTGTCCAGTCTGCCTAGAAAGGATGGACTCCGATACCACAGGACTCATTACCATACCTTGTCAGCACACATTTCACTGTCAGTGTCTAGACAAGTGGAAGAACTCAAGATGCCCTGTGTGCAGGTACTCGAGTATAAGACTAAGCCGGAATTCTGCAGTGAGACAGACTGGCGAAATTAGCGGATGCAGCACATGTGGATGTCACGAAAACCTCTGGATTTGTTTGGTTTGTGGCAATATCGGCTGCGGTCGATATAATTCGAAACATGCCATTCAACATTATGATGACACTTCACACTGTTTCGCGATGGATATGCAAACCCAGCGGGTATGGGATTATGCGGGAGACAACTACGTGCATCGTTTGGTGCAAAATGAGGTTGATGGGAAAATAGTTGAGGTAGAAGCTGATAGACTAACGTCAGATGGCCCAAATAATTCAAGCCAACGGAGTGCATCGAGTTCTCTCGATAAGGATAGCAACATGGCAGCAAATTTCATGAGAAACAAGGAATATCATCTTGAGTATGTTCAGGTCTTAGTATCTCAACTGGAGTCACAACGTGAGTACTTCGAAATGAAGCTAGAACAGGTTCAAGCGGCAGAAAGTCGTTCGGACGAAATCGAGCCACTGCGAAGAGAGATAGAAGAACTCAAAATCTCGTTCAAAGATTGTCAACTTGATTTCAAGCAAGAGAGAGAGGTCACACGAAAGCAATTAGACGAGGATAAACTTGTAATACGTGGTTTGCAAGAGAATTTGGATCATCTCACAGAAGAGAAAGCCCAAATTCTAAAAGAGAATGACGACCTGCAAAGGGAGAAGCAGGATTTGCAAGAACAAGTTCAGGATCTAATGTTCTACCTTCAATCacaagaaaaattcaaagatgcGGACGACAGTGTTAAAGAGGGTACGATAATAATTCCAGGCTCAAATCAGACTTCGCAAAGATCAAGTAAGAAcgcaaagaagaagtcaAAGACCAAACGAAAGCCTAAATGA
- the TDEL0A03200 gene encoding haloacid dehalogenase superfamily protein (similar to Saccharomyces cerevisiae YKL033W-A; ancestral locus Anc_2.544), translated as MPIDDVLTLDRKIRACLFDMDGLLINTEDIYTATLNEILAHHGKGPLTWDVKIHLQGLPGPVAAEKVIKTYDLPLTWEEYERLNVEVQSNKWGDCAFLPGALELIKHLKSKNIPIALCTSSGKYKFENKTKHLQHGFELFDAVVTGDDKRIPEGRGKPFPDIWQVGLKQLNEADGTDIKPEDCLVFEDGIPGVKAGLAFGAYVIWVPHPGAVEYLGDTVQLLNGNGEILKSLEDLEKSKYGL; from the coding sequence ATGCCGATTGATGATGTACTAACTCTCGATAGAAAAATTAGAGCATGTCTTTTTGACATGGACGGGTTGCTTATCAACACCGAGGATATATATACGGCAACTCTAAATGAGATCCTTGCCCATCATGGTAAGGGTCCACTGACGTGGGATGTCAAGATCCATCTACAAGGTTTGCCAGGTCCAGTCGCTGCTGAAAAAGTCATTAAGACCTATGATCTGCCACTGACCTGGGAAGAATACGAAAGACTGAATGTTGAAGTTCAATCGAACAAATGGGGCGACTGTGCTTTTCTACCCGGTGCTCTTGAGCTGATCAAGCACCTGAAATCCAAGAACATACCAATTGCTCTCTGTACTTCATCTGGTAAATACAAATTCGAGAACAAGACCAAGCATTTGCAACATGGCTTTGAGCTATTTGATGCAGTTGTTACCGGTGATGACAAGAGAATCCCAGAGGGCAGGGGTAAACCATTTCCAGACATCTGGCAAGTTGGTTTGAAACAGTTGAACGAAGCGGATGGTACCGATATCAAACCGGAGGATTGTCTTGTCTTCGAGGATGGTATCCCAGGTGTGAAAGCTGGTTTGGCATTTGGTGCCTATGTCATTTGGGTTCCTCATCCCGGTGCGGTCGAATACTTGGGTGATACTGTGCAGCTGTTGAACGGGAATGGtgagatcttgaaatctctTGAGGACCTGGAAAAGTCCAAGTACGGCCTTTGA